Part of the Dasania marina DSM 21967 genome, CCTCCAGTGTCAAATGGCTTTGCCAAAGACGCGGACCAGAAAGCTCAATGTCTTCATCAATACCATTGGCGGCTAACCATGAGCGCCAGCGCTCAAATCCATCCTCATGTAATAAATGATGCTTAAGTAAATCTCGAGGGGTATTAATAGCCTCTTCTCGCTGCAGGTATTCAGGGCTAGCCACAGCAATAATCGGTGGCCTAGCAATCTCTAAGGCACGTACATAAGCGGGTAGCTCTAACGCGGGACGGTAATAGGGAGAAAAACGTATATCTACATCGGCTTCGCGCCTTTCGAAATCAGGCCCTTGGTTGGTAGGCCGTAGTTCAATATCCAGATTGGGATAAGATTTTTCAAATCTACCTAAACGAGCCATTAACCACTGCAAGGTAAAACCGGGCATGCTCCAGACTTGAACTTGATCCACATTATTGTGCTTCATTAATTCCACCGTGGCATTGGCGATCGTATCAATGGCCAATGCAATTTCCTGGTGGTAACGGACGCCGTCTTCGGTTAGCACAGCACCCGCAGGTGTACGCTCTATCAGCTTGGCGCTGGTCCAATCCTCTATGCTTTTAAGGTGGCGGCTAACAACCGCATGATCACGGCACAAATGCTGCGCAGCCTTTCTCACACCGCCTAAGCGCGCAACGGCATCAAAAGCTCTCAGCGCTTCAAAGGGAGGTAAAGACTTACGAGCAGGCAGTTTTGATATTGAAGGCGTTAGATGATTAATTTTATCGTCGGGCATTTAAATACTCCTAGCACGAAGGTAACAATAAACGCCCCCTTCACAATTGTCCACAGCTATGTTTAAGGTTTTCCTTGGTATTTCGCATGGTAACAAGTTAACCCGGCTTTCTGTCTGTTACGTCGCTTGCTTAGAAAAAAACCGCCTTTACTTCTAGATATTC contains:
- a CDS encoding LysR substrate-binding domain-containing protein, with protein sequence MPDDKINHLTPSISKLPARKSLPPFEALRAFDAVARLGGVRKAAQHLCRDHAVVSRHLKSIEDWTSAKLIERTPAGAVLTEDGVRYHQEIALAIDTIANATVELMKHNNVDQVQVWSMPGFTLQWLMARLGRFEKSYPNLDIELRPTNQGPDFERREADVDIRFSPYYRPALELPAYVRALEIARPPIIAVASPEYLQREEAINTPRDLLKHHLLHEDGFERWRSWLAANGIDEDIELSGPRLWQSHLTLEAARHHSGVALTNYLVAADDLKSGRLLDVGANNENFKNLALGAYLFIARVDRWDAIPIDRFRNWLLKMIEEEFPEAINISDDEFMVHPSHHKNRYNSAP